From the Candidatus Zixiibacteriota bacterium genome, the window AAGGCTCGCATCGACCAGAGATAATAATGCGTGAGCCGGGAAATGAAACTTCTTCCGGCGTAGATGAATTGGAGGAAAACGATGGGCAAAAAGAAAGCAACCTACAATAAGACAGGAATCGAGAGCCTTCCTGACGACAAACCTGTTCTATATCGGATTGAAACCGAAGCAGGTAAACTCAACTATGCGGGTGTAGCTCAACGCGGAAGAGTGCAAGACCGATTGAGCGAACACCTCGGAAACATCCCCGGAGCAACCGTTCAGATTGAGCAGTTCAATAGCACTGAAGATGCAAGAGAAAAAGAGGCCAGAGTAATCAAGAAAAATCAACCCAAGTACAATGACCAAGACAAGTAGATGTGACCCACAAGGTCCAGTGCGACAGATACGCTTACTGGTCTATGGGCTGACACTGGGACGACCCTTAGGAGCGGAATTGCTCTTTCCAGTCAGAAGCATGCCAGAGAATGGGAATGTCACGTCCTCGCCGTCGACGAGACCGGCGAAGGTCAACCTAACAACACCGTCATGGCGGTGCTGTAATGAAACAGAAGTTGGCCGGATGGACGATTTGGGAAGACTCCGAGACTTCCTGAATCGAATAACGGGCGTCTCCATACCTAAAGGTTGGCGAAGTAACTCCACATGAGGCTGACTCGTTCTCAGTTTTACGTGTTGCTGCTTGCGATTCTGACTGTGGCTGTTGGGGCCATGACCAATGTCGCCACAGGTCAGATGCCAACTTGGCTTCAGCCTTACCTGTGGCTATCGTGGCCCATTTTGGGCGTGCTTGTTGTCCTCTTCATTATTCTTAGTGTACACCAGACCCATCAAAAGGAACCCGAGCCCCCGCACCCCTCCGAGCCAGAA encodes:
- a CDS encoding GIY-YIG nuclease family protein yields the protein MGKKKATYNKTGIESLPDDKPVLYRIETEAGKLNYAGVAQRGRVQDRLSEHLGNIPGATVQIEQFNSTEDAREKEARVIKKNQPKYNDQDK